One Chlorobaculum limnaeum genomic window carries:
- a CDS encoding ISL3 family transposase — translation MPSLITHYQQLLGLPETWKVSDVRLSTSGPRIEIHLEYIGPKVECPECGKAGRIYDLAPEQRWRHLDTMEYETHLIARVPRCECKEHRIKTIQVPWATRYSRYTLKFEALAVELLQECSSIQSASRLLRLNWHATNEIMNRAVKRGLSRRNKEAIAHLGLDEKSFRAGHQYVTILNDLKGGRVLEVVQSRTTDGAEALLLSFEASQRQGVKSISMDMWKPFAIAAKKHLPQADIVHDRFHISKYLNEAVDTVRRQESRQLHHAGDRTLIGSKFTWLRNPENMTESQRTSFDQLMACELKTGKAWSMKNMFREFWRLGCRESASFFFDYWSERVDQLALKPMIKVKELLKRHLDNILNYFEHEMTNAVSEGLNSKIQLYKASARGFHSFHSYRIRILFYCGKLNMAITG, via the coding sequence GTCCGGCCCCCGGATAGAAATCCATCTGGAGTATATCGGACCCAAAGTCGAATGCCCTGAATGCGGCAAGGCCGGACGAATTTATGACCTGGCGCCAGAACAACGGTGGCGGCATCTGGATACCATGGAGTACGAGACGCATCTGATAGCCAGGGTGCCTCGGTGTGAGTGCAAAGAGCACAGGATCAAGACAATTCAAGTTCCGTGGGCAACGCGCTATTCGCGCTACACCCTGAAGTTTGAAGCGCTTGCTGTCGAGTTGCTTCAGGAGTGTTCAAGCATTCAGTCGGCATCGAGGCTCTTGCGATTGAACTGGCATGCAACCAACGAGATCATGAACCGTGCAGTTAAGCGAGGCCTGAGCCGCCGGAATAAGGAGGCGATTGCTCATCTTGGTCTTGATGAAAAGAGCTTCCGGGCAGGCCATCAGTATGTGACGATCCTGAACGACCTGAAAGGTGGCCGGGTACTTGAGGTGGTCCAGAGCCGAACGACCGATGGAGCAGAAGCGCTACTCCTCAGCTTTGAAGCATCGCAACGCCAGGGTGTGAAATCGATCTCGATGGATATGTGGAAACCCTTCGCGATTGCTGCCAAAAAGCATCTGCCGCAGGCCGATATTGTGCATGACCGTTTCCATATCAGCAAATATCTGAACGAGGCGGTCGACACGGTTCGTCGCCAAGAGTCCCGTCAACTTCATCATGCAGGGGACAGGACTCTGATTGGCTCGAAATTCACCTGGCTGCGCAATCCGGAGAACATGACGGAAAGCCAGCGGACAAGCTTTGATCAATTGATGGCCTGTGAGCTGAAAACCGGAAAAGCCTGGTCGATGAAGAACATGTTTCGGGAGTTCTGGCGGCTGGGTTGTCGAGAGAGTGCAAGCTTCTTTTTCGATTACTGGTCTGAACGCGTTGACCAGTTAGCGTTGAAACCCATGATCAAGGTCAAAGAGCTGCTGAAGCGGCATCTCGACAACATCCTGAACTATTTCGAGCACGAAATGACCAACGCAGTTTCCGAAGGTCTGAACAGCAAGATCCAGTTGTACAAAGCATCGGCCCGTGGGTTCCACAGCTTTCACAGCTACCGCATAAGGATTTTGTTTTACTGTGGAAAGCTCAACATGGCTATTACCGGTTGA
- a CDS encoding helix-turn-helix domain-containing protein: MEDLKYQPVRYDVAAAIKKDLENEEFRKEYEALEPKYALIRELLEARKNSGMTQEAVASKIGTTKSAISRLEGGSQHAPSIATLRKYAEAVGCELVIRLEPKKKPADA; encoded by the coding sequence ATGGAAGATTTGAAATATCAGCCGGTGCGCTATGATGTTGCGGCAGCTATCAAGAAGGATCTTGAAAACGAGGAGTTTCGCAAGGAGTATGAAGCGCTGGAGCCGAAGTACGCGCTGATCCGGGAGCTGCTTGAAGCGCGCAAGAACTCCGGCATGACGCAGGAGGCGGTAGCCAGCAAGATCGGCACGACCAAAAGCGCCATCTCCCGGCTGGAGGGCGGCAGCCAACATGCGCCATCCATCGCCACGCTGAGGAAATATGCCGAGGCGGTTGGCTGTGAATTGGTGATCAGGCTGGAGCCGAAAAAGAAACCCGCCGACGCCTGA
- a CDS encoding type II toxin-antitoxin system RelE/ParE family toxin yields MSYEIEYFHPRIEAELDRWPSSIRADFRKISLLLVECGPQVRMPYSKAMGDGLFEMRPKGRDGIGRVFYCYVKGKRIIILHSFIKKSQKTPHKELQLARKRMQEVQ; encoded by the coding sequence ATGAGCTATGAAATCGAATATTTTCATCCTCGCATCGAGGCGGAGCTCGACCGGTGGCCGTCGAGTATCAGGGCGGATTTCAGAAAAATTTCGCTGCTGTTGGTGGAGTGCGGCCCGCAAGTCCGGATGCCGTATTCCAAAGCTATGGGCGACGGATTGTTCGAGATGAGGCCGAAAGGCAGGGACGGTATCGGCAGAGTGTTCTACTGCTATGTGAAAGGCAAAAGGATCATCATTTTGCATAGTTTCATCAAAAAGTCTCAGAAGACGCCACACAAAGAGTTGCAGCTTGCCCGAAAAAGAATGCAGGAGGTTCAATAA
- a CDS encoding trans-sulfuration enzyme family protein, which yields MHFETIAIHDGNTPESCAGSVTPPVYQTSTFARPSLDERGEFFYSRIGNPTRSALETTLALLENGKHATTFASGVAAMMAALQVLKPGDHVVSSLDVYGGSYRIFEQLMRPWGVETSYAASEATESYLASIRPETRMIWVETPSNPLLQICDLRVLAKIADERGIVLAVDNTFASPYFQRPLDLGAHIVVHSTTKYLGGHSDVIGGAVVVSDNHLHHTIRNYQGAAGAIPGPWDCWLIARGIKTLKIRMEEHQKNALHLARTLEKHPAVSRVIYPGLPSHPQHELAKSQMSGFGGMLTIALCGGLPAVRKMIGALKLFVIADSLGGVESLVASPALMTLGPLSPAERDRRACTDDLVRLSIGIENAEDLEADLLQALATI from the coding sequence ATGCACTTTGAAACCATCGCCATCCATGACGGAAATACCCCGGAAAGCTGCGCCGGATCGGTGACTCCCCCGGTGTACCAGACCTCGACCTTCGCGCGGCCCAGCCTCGACGAGCGGGGTGAATTCTTCTATTCGCGCATCGGCAACCCGACGCGCTCGGCGCTCGAAACGACCCTCGCGCTGCTTGAAAACGGAAAACACGCCACCACCTTCGCCTCCGGCGTGGCGGCGATGATGGCTGCGTTGCAGGTGCTCAAGCCGGGCGATCACGTCGTCTCCAGCCTCGATGTGTACGGCGGCAGCTACCGGATTTTCGAGCAGCTCATGCGCCCGTGGGGGGTCGAAACCTCCTACGCGGCGAGCGAGGCGACCGAGAGCTATCTGGCGAGCATCCGCCCGGAAACCCGCATGATCTGGGTCGAAACGCCCTCGAACCCGCTCTTGCAGATTTGCGACCTCCGCGTCCTTGCGAAGATCGCCGATGAGCGCGGCATCGTGCTCGCGGTCGATAACACCTTCGCCAGCCCGTATTTCCAGCGCCCGCTCGACCTCGGTGCGCACATCGTCGTTCACTCGACCACCAAGTACCTCGGCGGCCACAGCGATGTCATCGGCGGCGCGGTCGTCGTGTCGGACAACCACCTGCACCACACGATACGGAACTACCAGGGCGCGGCGGGCGCGATTCCCGGCCCGTGGGATTGCTGGCTGATCGCGCGTGGTATAAAAACGCTGAAAATCCGCATGGAGGAGCACCAGAAAAACGCGCTGCATCTGGCGCGAACGCTCGAAAAGCATCCGGCGGTGAGCCGCGTCATCTATCCCGGCCTGCCGTCGCACCCACAGCACGAGCTGGCAAAAAGCCAGATGAGCGGCTTCGGCGGAATGCTCACCATCGCGCTCTGCGGCGGGCTTCCGGCGGTTCGGAAGATGATCGGCGCACTGAAGCTTTTCGTCATCGCCGACAGCCTTGGCGGCGTGGAGTCGCTCGTCGCCTCTCCGGCGCTCATGACCCTCGGCCCGCTGAGCCCGGCGGAGCGCGACCGCCGCGCCTGCACCGACGACCTGGTGCGGCTGTCGATTGGCATTGAAAACGCGGAGGATCTCGAGGCGGACCTCCTGCAAGCCCTTGCAACCATCTAA
- the cysK gene encoding cysteine synthase A: MATIANITNTIGRTPLVRLNKLAEGLEADILLKLEFFNPLGSVKDRIGRAMIEAAEAEGKIDARTLIVEPTSGNTGIALAFVCAQRGYRLLLTMPETMSIERRKLLRYLGAELVLTPGSQGMKGAIAEAARIVEAEKNSFNPGQFSNPANPRMHQATTGPEIWNDTEGRVDMLVAGVGTGGTITGTSRFIKALKPGFKSIAVEPKDSPVLSGGQPGPHKIQGIGAGFVPEALDVSLLDEVVTVSNEDAISTARALASQEGILCGISSGAAVYAALEVARRSSSAGKTIVAIIPSTGERYLSTALFEGIEG, encoded by the coding sequence ATGGCAACCATCGCAAATATCACGAACACCATCGGACGCACCCCCCTGGTGCGGCTCAACAAGCTCGCCGAGGGACTCGAAGCCGATATTCTCCTCAAGCTCGAATTCTTCAACCCGCTCGGCAGCGTCAAGGATCGCATCGGTCGGGCGATGATCGAGGCCGCCGAAGCCGAGGGAAAGATCGACGCCCGGACGCTCATCGTCGAGCCGACCAGCGGCAACACCGGCATCGCGCTCGCCTTCGTCTGCGCCCAGCGCGGCTACCGTTTGCTGCTCACGATGCCCGAAACCATGAGCATCGAACGGCGCAAGCTGCTGCGCTACCTCGGCGCAGAGCTGGTGCTCACCCCCGGCTCGCAAGGGATGAAGGGAGCCATCGCCGAGGCGGCGCGGATCGTGGAGGCTGAAAAGAACAGCTTCAACCCCGGCCAGTTCAGCAATCCGGCCAATCCGAGGATGCATCAGGCAACCACCGGCCCGGAAATCTGGAACGACACCGAAGGCCGGGTTGACATGCTCGTGGCGGGTGTCGGCACGGGCGGCACCATCACCGGCACGTCGCGCTTCATCAAGGCGCTGAAGCCAGGCTTCAAGAGCATCGCCGTCGAGCCGAAAGATTCGCCCGTGCTCTCGGGCGGCCAGCCGGGGCCGCACAAAATCCAGGGCATCGGCGCGGGCTTCGTGCCCGAAGCGCTCGACGTGTCGCTGCTCGACGAGGTGGTAACAGTGAGCAACGAAGACGCCATCTCGACCGCCCGCGCTCTCGCCTCGCAGGAGGGCATTCTCTGCGGCATCTCGTCAGGCGCGGCGGTTTACGCGGCCCTCGAAGTGGCGCGTCGCTCGTCGTCGGCAGGCAAAACCATCGTCGCCATCATCCCGAGCACCGGCGAACGCTACCTCAGCACCGCGCTCTTCGAGGGTATCGAGGGGTAA
- the thiS gene encoding sulfur carrier protein ThiS — MSTIGIILNGERREVPAGATVADLLVIADAGSQPVAVVVNENIVRPDQRDSCVLQDEDQVEILVFAGGG, encoded by the coding sequence ATGTCCACAATCGGCATCATCCTGAATGGCGAACGCCGGGAAGTTCCTGCGGGCGCGACGGTCGCCGACCTTCTGGTTATCGCGGACGCTGGCAGTCAGCCGGTGGCTGTGGTGGTGAACGAAAATATCGTGCGTCCCGACCAGCGAGACTCGTGTGTCTTGCAGGACGAGGATCAGGTTGAAATTCTTGTTTTCGCTGGCGGAGGCTGA
- a CDS encoding thiazole synthase → MDSLRLGSYTFSSRLILGTGKFSSTSAMIEAVRASGTQLVTVALRRFNREQAEDDLFGPLSAIKGLTLMPNTSGAATAKEAVKAAHISRELSGSPFIKVEIHPNPHHLMPDPIETWEACKILAAEGFIVMPYIPADPVLAKRLEEVGCSSVMPLGSAIGSGQGLSTAEMVKIIIRESSIPVIVDAGLRSPSEACAAMEMGCEAVLVNSAVAVARDPAAMARSFAKAVEAGFEARNAGLMPRSGAAVATSPLTSFLGAAS, encoded by the coding sequence ATGGATTCACTTCGCTTAGGCTCATATACCTTCTCATCCCGCCTGATTCTCGGCACTGGCAAATTCAGCAGCACTTCGGCGATGATCGAGGCCGTCCGCGCGTCGGGCACGCAGCTCGTCACCGTGGCGTTGAGGCGCTTCAACCGCGAGCAGGCTGAGGACGATCTCTTCGGACCGCTGTCGGCAATCAAAGGGCTGACGCTGATGCCCAACACCTCCGGCGCGGCCACGGCAAAGGAGGCGGTCAAGGCGGCGCATATTTCGCGTGAACTCTCCGGCAGCCCCTTCATCAAGGTGGAGATTCACCCGAACCCGCACCACCTGATGCCCGATCCGATCGAGACCTGGGAGGCGTGCAAAATTCTCGCCGCCGAAGGGTTCATCGTCATGCCCTACATTCCGGCTGACCCGGTGCTTGCCAAGCGGCTCGAAGAGGTGGGTTGCAGCTCGGTGATGCCGCTCGGCTCGGCCATCGGCAGCGGGCAGGGACTTTCGACCGCCGAGATGGTGAAAATCATCATCCGCGAAAGCTCGATTCCGGTGATCGTCGATGCCGGGCTGCGTTCGCCGTCGGAGGCGTGCGCGGCGATGGAGATGGGGTGCGAAGCGGTGCTGGTCAACAGCGCCGTGGCGGTGGCCCGCGATCCGGCGGCGATGGCGAGATCATTCGCAAAGGCGGTCGAGGCTGGATTCGAGGCGCGCAACGCTGGCCTGATGCCTCGCTCCGGCGCGGCGGTCGCCACCAGCCCGCTCACCTCGTTCCTCGGAGCGGCGTCATGA
- the thiH gene encoding 2-iminoacetate synthase ThiH, whose translation MIALPAWLTDERLSADIEPLLRQTDDESLERLATEAQAVTLRRFGRIISLYAPLYLSNFCSSGCVYCGFASDRKSPRRKLDTDEIEKELLAMKALGVGDVLLLTGERTNSVGFDYLRRAVEIAARHMPRVAVEAFPMSVAEYRGLAECGCTGMTIYQETYDPDNYRELHRWGPKQDFLERLETPERAITGGIRSVGIGALLGLSEPVSEALAVLRHARYLCKTYWKAGVTVSFPRIRPQEGGFQPGFTVPDLFLARMIFAFRIGMPDVDLVLSTRESSAFRDGMAGLGITRMSIASRTTVGGYVEAETAGASQFEVSDDRSAEAFCAALRANNLEPVFKNWDAAYNNPLPEKERA comes from the coding sequence ATGATCGCGCTTCCCGCATGGCTGACCGACGAGCGGCTCTCGGCTGACATCGAGCCGCTATTGCGGCAAACGGACGACGAGTCGCTCGAACGGCTCGCCACCGAAGCGCAGGCGGTCACACTGCGGCGCTTCGGGCGCATCATTTCGCTCTACGCACCGCTCTACCTCTCAAACTTCTGTTCAAGCGGCTGCGTCTATTGCGGCTTCGCGTCGGACAGAAAGTCGCCGCGCCGCAAGCTGGATACTGACGAAATCGAAAAGGAGCTGCTCGCGATGAAGGCTCTCGGCGTCGGCGACGTCTTGCTGCTCACCGGCGAGCGCACTAACTCGGTGGGATTCGACTATCTGCGCCGCGCCGTCGAAATCGCCGCCCGCCACATGCCGCGCGTAGCCGTCGAGGCTTTTCCGATGAGCGTCGCCGAGTATCGCGGCCTGGCCGAATGTGGCTGCACCGGCATGACGATCTACCAGGAGACTTACGATCCGGACAATTACCGCGAGCTGCACCGCTGGGGGCCGAAGCAGGATTTCCTCGAACGGCTCGAAACGCCGGAACGCGCCATCACCGGCGGCATCCGGAGCGTCGGTATCGGCGCGCTCCTCGGCCTGTCTGAGCCGGTCAGCGAAGCGCTCGCCGTGTTGCGCCACGCGCGGTATCTGTGCAAAACGTACTGGAAAGCAGGCGTCACGGTCTCCTTTCCCCGCATCCGCCCGCAGGAGGGCGGCTTCCAGCCCGGCTTCACGGTCCCGGATCTCTTCCTCGCGCGAATGATATTCGCCTTCCGAATCGGAATGCCGGATGTCGATCTGGTGCTCTCGACCCGCGAAAGTTCGGCGTTTCGCGACGGCATGGCGGGCCTCGGCATCACCCGCATGAGCATCGCCAGCCGCACCACCGTTGGCGGCTACGTCGAGGCGGAGACGGCTGGAGCGAGCCAGTTCGAGGTGAGCGACGACCGGAGCGCCGAGGCGTTCTGCGCCGCCCTGCGAGCAAATAATCTGGAGCCGGTCTTCAAGAACTGGGACGCGGCCTACAACAACCCGCTGCCCGAAAAGGAGCGGGCGTGA
- a CDS encoding HesA/MoeB/ThiF family protein, which translates to MSLSDEQRQRYARHLALPEIGEAGQEKLLRSKVLVIGAGGLGSPAAFYLAAAGVGTIGLMDGDTVDLSNLQRQILHTTASVGQRKTDSARQRIAALDPAITVECHPFRLTQKNAPEILPGYDFIIDATDNFDSKFLIARACHQASKPWSHGGIGNFHGQTMTIIPGQTACLHCLFDENDLTGEETPRGPLGALPGVIGSIQAIEAIKYLLGIGALLTDALLTFDALTMSFRKVTVRRDAGCGVCRGGIDAGD; encoded by the coding sequence GTGAGCCTCAGCGACGAGCAGCGCCAGCGCTACGCCCGCCACCTCGCGCTGCCGGAGATTGGCGAAGCGGGGCAGGAGAAGCTGCTTCGTTCGAAGGTGCTCGTCATCGGCGCGGGCGGCCTCGGCTCCCCTGCCGCATTCTACCTCGCGGCGGCAGGCGTCGGCACCATCGGCCTCATGGACGGCGACACGGTCGATCTCTCGAACCTGCAACGCCAGATTCTGCACACCACAGCCTCGGTCGGCCAGCGCAAAACCGACTCGGCACGCCAGCGAATCGCCGCCCTCGACCCCGCCATCACCGTCGAATGCCACCCCTTCCGGCTCACACAGAAGAACGCGCCGGAGATTCTCCCCGGATACGACTTCATCATCGACGCCACGGACAACTTCGACTCGAAATTCCTTATCGCCCGCGCCTGCCACCAGGCGTCGAAACCGTGGTCTCACGGAGGGATCGGCAACTTCCACGGCCAAACCATGACCATCATTCCCGGCCAAACCGCCTGCCTCCACTGCCTGTTCGACGAGAATGATTTAACCGGCGAGGAGACGCCACGCGGCCCCCTCGGAGCACTCCCCGGCGTCATCGGCTCCATCCAGGCCATCGAAGCGATCAAATATTTGCTTGGTATCGGCGCACTGCTGACGGATGCGCTGCTGACGTTCGACGCGCTAACGATGAGTTTTCGGAAGGTGACGGTGCGGCGGGATGCTGGGTGTGGGGTTTGTAGAGGAGGGATTGATGCAGGAGACTAA
- the recQ gene encoding DNA helicase RecQ: protein MSASHPASGAGVLDSALHRIFGFRSFRPSQEEIVRALLAGRDVFAVMPTGGGKSLCYQLPAVLMPGAALVVSPLISLMKDQVDGARANGIRAAFLNSSLDATEQSAVLRALQSGELDLLYVAPERFALDHFRDLLLRSRISMAIIDEAHCISEWGHDFRPDYLALSSIPEVLPGIPVAAFTATATERVQHDIVRKLRLRDPFVLRASFDRPNLTYEVRFKEPGEAQLVSILKEFTGQSGIVYRTSRKSVNDTAAMLQKRGFRALPYHAGLDDRERRDNQEAFIRDEVDVIVATVAFGMGIDKSNVRFVIHADLPKSIESYYQETGRAGRDGEAARCILLFSQSDIPKVRFFIDAMTDEEERQRALDSLSKVVSFASATACRRRMLLDYFGETYPRDNCASCDVCLGLHELTDCTREAQMLLSAIVRTDSRFGAAHLIDILVGRKNQKIRDFGHDRLKVYGIGKEHDKKFWRRLIDDLIARKAVGRSEGLYPMLYLLESGARILRAEERVELVRITEKKSVASRKSAGLEALPQDAKQLFEELRKVRKRLADEQGVPPYVVFSDKTLAELSVLKPTTCDEMLAVSGIGEVKLDRYAGPFLRVIGEFAGG, encoded by the coding sequence GTGAGCGCCTCGCACCCCGCTTCCGGCGCAGGCGTACTCGATAGCGCGCTGCACCGGATTTTCGGATTCCGCTCGTTCCGGCCCAGCCAGGAGGAGATCGTCCGGGCGCTCCTTGCCGGGCGGGATGTGTTCGCCGTCATGCCGACCGGCGGCGGCAAGTCGCTCTGCTACCAGCTTCCTGCGGTGCTCATGCCGGGCGCGGCGCTGGTGGTCAGTCCGCTCATCTCGCTCATGAAGGATCAGGTTGACGGGGCGCGGGCGAACGGCATCCGGGCGGCCTTTCTCAACAGCTCGCTCGACGCTACCGAACAGTCCGCCGTGCTCCGGGCGCTCCAGTCCGGCGAACTCGACCTGCTCTACGTCGCTCCCGAACGTTTCGCTCTCGACCACTTCCGCGACCTCCTGCTTCGCTCTCGCATCAGCATGGCGATCATCGACGAGGCGCACTGCATCTCCGAGTGGGGCCACGACTTCCGCCCCGACTACCTCGCCCTCTCCTCGATTCCCGAAGTTTTGCCCGGCATTCCGGTCGCCGCCTTCACCGCCACCGCGACGGAGCGGGTGCAGCACGACATCGTCCGGAAACTCCGCCTGCGCGATCCGTTCGTTCTGCGCGCCTCGTTCGACCGGCCAAATCTCACCTACGAAGTGCGCTTCAAGGAGCCGGGCGAGGCGCAGCTCGTCTCGATCCTGAAAGAGTTCACAGGCCAGTCGGGCATCGTCTATCGCACCAGCCGCAAGAGCGTCAACGACACGGCGGCGATGCTGCAAAAGCGAGGCTTTCGCGCCTTGCCGTATCACGCCGGTCTCGACGACCGGGAGCGGCGCGACAATCAGGAGGCGTTCATCCGCGACGAGGTCGATGTGATCGTGGCGACCGTGGCGTTCGGCATGGGGATCGACAAGTCCAACGTGCGCTTCGTCATCCACGCCGACCTGCCCAAGAGCATCGAGAGCTACTACCAGGAGACCGGCCGCGCCGGGCGCGACGGCGAGGCGGCCCGCTGCATCTTGCTCTTTTCGCAGTCTGACATTCCGAAGGTGCGCTTCTTCATCGACGCGATGACGGACGAAGAGGAGCGGCAGCGGGCGCTCGACTCGCTCTCGAAGGTGGTGTCCTTCGCCTCTGCCACCGCCTGCCGCCGCCGGATGCTGCTCGACTACTTCGGCGAAACCTATCCCCGCGACAACTGCGCCTCGTGCGACGTCTGCCTCGGCCTGCACGAGCTGACCGACTGCACACGCGAGGCGCAGATGCTGCTCTCGGCCATCGTGCGCACCGACTCGCGCTTCGGCGCGGCGCACCTGATCGACATCCTCGTCGGCAGAAAGAACCAGAAGATCAGGGATTTCGGCCACGACCGGCTGAAGGTCTACGGCATCGGCAAGGAGCACGACAAGAAGTTCTGGCGGCGGCTCATCGACGACCTCATCGCCCGCAAAGCGGTTGGCCGCTCCGAGGGGCTGTATCCGATGCTTTACCTGCTCGAAAGCGGCGCAAGGATTCTCAGGGCGGAGGAACGGGTCGAGCTGGTGCGGATCACGGAGAAGAAGAGCGTCGCATCCCGCAAAAGCGCCGGTCTCGAAGCCCTCCCGCAAGATGCGAAGCAGCTCTTCGAGGAGCTGCGCAAGGTGCGCAAACGCCTCGCCGACGAGCAGGGAGTGCCACCGTATGTGGTTTTTTCAGATAAAACCCTCGCCGAGTTGAGTGTTCTCAAGCCCACGACTTGCGACGAAATGCTCGCTGTATCCGGCATTGGCGAGGTGAAGCTTGATCGGTATGCAGGGCCGTTTTTGCGGGTGATTGGGGAGTTTGCTGGCGGGTGA
- a CDS encoding UpxY family transcription antiterminator, with translation MTNESTKDVRWYAVYVRSRYEKKVHHYFLEKGLSSFLPLIETVRQWSDRKKKVEEPLIRGYVFVRINYQKEHIHVFDTDGVVKFIGIGRTPSVISERDIDWLKRLTHEPDAIGETVLSIPVGKKVRVLAGPFKDMEGVVRKEGREERLVVYFESIMQGVEITIAPELLAPIEKGSPEPHVEARKMERHEVESAIRHLAHS, from the coding sequence ATGACCAATGAGTCAACAAAGGACGTGCGCTGGTATGCCGTTTATGTCCGTTCCCGCTACGAGAAAAAAGTGCACCACTATTTTCTTGAAAAGGGACTCTCAAGCTTTCTCCCACTGATCGAGACGGTCAGGCAGTGGAGTGACCGGAAAAAGAAAGTCGAAGAGCCGCTTATCAGGGGCTATGTCTTTGTCAGGATCAACTATCAGAAAGAGCATATCCATGTGTTCGACACCGATGGCGTGGTGAAGTTCATCGGTATCGGCAGGACGCCGTCGGTGATTTCAGAGCGCGATATCGACTGGCTGAAGCGCCTCACTCACGAGCCTGACGCGATAGGAGAAACCGTGCTCTCCATTCCTGTCGGCAAAAAGGTTCGGGTGCTGGCCGGTCCGTTCAAGGATATGGAAGGCGTGGTGAGAAAAGAGGGCCGGGAAGAGCGCCTCGTGGTCTATTTTGAAAGCATCATGCAGGGCGTGGAGATCACGATCGCGCCGGAACTGCTCGCTCCGATTGAAAAGGGTTCCCCGGAGCCGCACGTCGAGGCCAGGAAAATGGAGCGCCATGAGGTCGAATCGGCCATCCGGCACCTCGCGCACTCCTGA
- a CDS encoding YdcF family protein, with protein sequence MLIISKLLPLFVLPPGICLLFAVAGLFFKRRALVWLSLALLWGLSLPVVGDALMRRVEEPLHRIPVERVLQAEAIVVLSGMLNQLDGAPLGEFGEAADRFEGGVDLYRAGKAPVLVFTGGQMPWQPDAAPEGELLAARARMRGVPAGSIRLTSTVVNTAGEALATAASLGVSPGKPKRIILVTSAFHMSRSLMLFRAAGFEVEPYPVDFRATDQMRQKTLLDFLPDANGMYSSSMALREMIGRTVYRFGMRVMMPAM encoded by the coding sequence ATGCTGATTATTAGCAAACTTCTGCCGCTGTTCGTGCTGCCGCCGGGCATTTGCCTGCTGTTTGCCGTCGCGGGCCTGTTCTTCAAGCGGCGCGCCCTCGTCTGGCTCTCCCTCGCGCTGCTCTGGGGACTGAGTTTGCCGGTCGTCGGCGATGCATTGATGCGCCGGGTGGAGGAGCCGTTGCATCGCATTCCCGTGGAGCGCGTCCTGCAGGCGGAGGCGATTGTCGTTCTGAGCGGGATGCTCAACCAGCTCGACGGCGCGCCTCTCGGCGAGTTCGGAGAGGCGGCGGATCGCTTCGAGGGTGGAGTCGATCTTTACAGGGCGGGCAAGGCTCCGGTGCTCGTCTTTACGGGCGGCCAGATGCCGTGGCAGCCAGATGCCGCTCCCGAGGGCGAGTTGCTGGCCGCAAGGGCGCGAATGCGCGGCGTGCCTGCCGGAAGCATCCGCCTGACCTCGACGGTTGTCAACACCGCCGGAGAGGCGCTCGCCACGGCGGCTTCGCTTGGCGTGTCGCCCGGCAAGCCGAAGCGGATCATTCTCGTGACCAGCGCGTTTCATATGTCCCGCTCGCTCATGCTGTTCAGGGCCGCGGGTTTCGAGGTTGAGCCCTATCCTGTCGATTTCAGGGCGACTGACCAGATGCGCCAAAAGACGCTGCTCGATTTTCTGCCCGACGCCAACGGCATGTACTCGTCGTCGATGGCGTTGCGGGAGATGATCGGACGAACGGTCTACCGGTTCGGAATGCGCGTCATGATGCCAGCCATGTGA
- a CDS encoding (deoxy)nucleoside triphosphate pyrophosphohydrolase has product MTTSFHIGDVVCAIIECDGKFLIARRPKGKHLARKWEFPGGKVEAGESEAEALERELLEELDVRVEIVERLTPVEHSYPDRSLRLIAYRCRIAAGVPDAGEHEELRWIGIDKASEYDFPEADLPILAEYRMKIVAATGDPQKTV; this is encoded by the coding sequence ATGACTACTTCATTTCATATCGGTGACGTCGTTTGCGCAATTATCGAGTGCGATGGCAAGTTTCTCATCGCCCGGAGGCCGAAGGGGAAGCATCTGGCGCGGAAATGGGAGTTTCCCGGGGGCAAGGTAGAGGCGGGTGAGTCGGAGGCCGAGGCGCTCGAACGGGAGCTTCTGGAGGAGCTTGACGTCAGGGTGGAGATTGTCGAGCGGCTCACTCCCGTCGAGCACAGCTACCCCGACCGCTCGCTCCGGCTGATCGCGTATCGTTGCCGTATCGCTGCTGGCGTGCCGGATGCCGGCGAGCACGAGGAGCTTCGGTGGATTGGCATCGACAAGGCGAGCGAATACGACTTCCCGGAGGCCGATCTGCCCATCCTTGCCGAGTACCGCATGAAAATCGTCGCCGCGACTGGTGATCCGCAGAAAACAGTTTGA